One genomic window of Sphingopyxis sp. OPL5 includes the following:
- a CDS encoding MFS transporter yields MPRAEHRSGSGLVAAVCIGGPALVSLIPMAAAPAMVAMARHFGASADSQLFSQIVMTLPAAMLVLSAPLAGLLAGKIGQRAVLLASLVLYVIGGAGVLLISSSEALMALRVLLGIAGGGVLTSCLGLIGDHFEGHARERLLGYATSAASLLAGLALVFGGRLVDVAGWQAPFALYLLGIPTLLVAMAVIRDMPVRAAEQEARAAAAPRGHAREIGKVWPYYLLLILLTLGMFTPAIQAGFVLEARGIGSQQTIGSVIAATSFVAMFTAWAYGHLRRWIGLHGFLVIDAMCMGAGIVLIGLASSTAMIFAGCCLVGIGAGMSEPAIASLIFRKASAASHAIAMGLIVSALNAGQFFNPLIFDPLRRSYGPGNAFLVVGAVLLVVGIYIILRHRRDLLQKESET; encoded by the coding sequence ATGCCCCGCGCCGAGCACCGCAGCGGCAGCGGACTCGTCGCTGCGGTCTGTATAGGCGGCCCCGCGCTGGTTTCGCTGATCCCGATGGCGGCGGCGCCCGCAATGGTGGCGATGGCGCGCCATTTCGGCGCAAGCGCGGACAGCCAGCTCTTCTCGCAGATCGTTATGACGTTGCCCGCCGCAATGCTGGTCTTGTCTGCGCCCCTTGCAGGGCTTCTTGCGGGCAAAATAGGCCAGCGTGCCGTGCTGCTCGCCTCCCTCGTCCTGTATGTGATTGGCGGTGCGGGCGTGCTGCTCATCTCGAGCAGCGAAGCGTTGATGGCGCTGCGCGTCCTGCTCGGGATCGCGGGCGGCGGCGTCTTGACGTCTTGCCTCGGGCTCATCGGCGACCATTTCGAAGGTCATGCCCGCGAACGGCTGCTCGGCTATGCAACCTCGGCGGCGTCACTGCTCGCGGGACTGGCGCTGGTGTTCGGCGGCCGACTCGTGGACGTCGCGGGATGGCAGGCCCCCTTCGCGCTATATCTACTTGGAATCCCTACTTTGCTCGTTGCGATGGCCGTTATTCGGGACATGCCGGTTCGCGCGGCGGAGCAGGAGGCCCGGGCCGCTGCGGCGCCACGGGGGCATGCCCGCGAGATCGGGAAGGTGTGGCCCTATTATCTGCTTCTGATCCTCCTCACCCTCGGCATGTTTACGCCTGCGATCCAGGCGGGCTTCGTACTTGAGGCGCGCGGCATCGGCAGCCAGCAGACGATCGGGAGCGTCATCGCGGCAACGTCCTTTGTCGCCATGTTTACAGCCTGGGCTTATGGACATCTGAGGCGCTGGATCGGACTCCACGGCTTCCTCGTGATCGACGCCATGTGCATGGGCGCCGGAATCGTGCTGATCGGGCTCGCATCGAGCACGGCCATGATCTTCGCGGGATGCTGCCTCGTCGGGATCGGTGCCGGCATGTCGGAACCCGCGATCGCGTCGCTGATCTTCAGGAAAGCCAGCGCCGCCAGCCACGCCATCGCGATGGGCCTGATCGTCAGCGCGCTCAACGCCGGCCAATTCTTCAATCCGCTTATATTCGACCCGCTTCGCCGATCGTACGGCCCGGGAAATGCGTTCCTGGTGGTCGGCGCAGTCCTCCTCGTCGTCGGCATCTATATCATCCTGCGCCATCGCCGGGATCTTCTGCAGAAGGAAAGTGAAACATGA
- a CDS encoding SDR family NAD(P)-dependent oxidoreductase yields the protein MSRRFENKRVLLTGGASGIGRATAELFAREGARLVIGDIDLAGAQAAARELGGEAFAYDASNPASAGELVAKAKEALGGIDCLLNVAGIMTWGRFEETSASAWQRTLDINLSGPFYLSQAAIPPLRESKGCIVNVASVGGMHPVYGTTAYGVSKAGVIAMTKACALEFARDGIRVNAVAPGGVATPMHEKSAAGGGVDPSIFTEAAARNMPKLTDREACTPPEIAAAIAYLASDEARYATGTVLILDGGQSTG from the coding sequence ATGAGTCGTCGCTTCGAGAACAAGCGCGTCCTGCTGACCGGCGGCGCATCGGGGATCGGGCGCGCGACCGCCGAGCTCTTCGCGCGCGAAGGAGCGCGGCTTGTCATAGGGGACATCGACCTTGCCGGAGCGCAGGCGGCCGCAAGAGAGCTTGGCGGAGAGGCGTTTGCTTACGATGCCTCGAACCCCGCCTCTGCCGGAGAGCTGGTTGCGAAGGCGAAAGAGGCGCTCGGCGGGATCGACTGTCTTCTCAATGTCGCCGGCATCATGACCTGGGGACGTTTCGAGGAGACGAGCGCATCGGCCTGGCAGCGAACGCTCGACATCAATCTGTCGGGCCCCTTCTACCTGTCGCAGGCCGCGATACCGCCGCTGCGGGAGAGCAAGGGCTGCATCGTCAATGTCGCCTCGGTTGGCGGAATGCATCCGGTCTACGGGACGACCGCCTATGGCGTGTCGAAGGCGGGCGTCATCGCCATGACCAAAGCCTGCGCACTCGAATTCGCCCGTGACGGCATTCGGGTCAACGCTGTTGCCCCCGGCGGTGTCGCGACGCCGATGCACGAGAAGAGCGCCGCCGGCGGCGGCGTCGATCCGTCGATCTTCACCGAAGCGGCTGCCCGCAACATGCCGAAGCTCACCGACCGAGAAGCGTGCACGCCTCCCGAGATTGCGGCGGCGATCGCTTATCTCGCGTCCGACGAAGCGCGTTACGCAACCGGCACCGTCCTCATCCTCGATGGCGGGCAGTCGACCGGCTAG
- a CDS encoding alpha/beta hydrolase produces MNAGSRHLVDPELLPALDLMPDLDLDAARLAELRAGMDALIPKLETLPCDGVDVEVVTISGPGGAPLELQLFRPAGAASAPLPAFLHIHGGGYVLGNATQSALGNMRTAREVGCLVASVEYSLAPETSGTGAVEQCHAALAWLATNADDLGIDPSRIAVGGESAGGGLAAALALLARDRGEVVPCFQMLIYPMLDASTGQSGDEHPFTGEFVWTRAANRFGWDSLLAENASDSPYVVPARAADLSGLPPTYMSVGALDLFVEEDLEFARRLMRAGVPVEFHLFPGAFHGFELAAEADVSKRAEAERRTALARAFAR; encoded by the coding sequence ATGAACGCAGGTTCGCGCCACCTTGTCGATCCGGAGCTGCTTCCGGCGCTCGATCTCATGCCCGACCTCGACCTCGATGCGGCAAGGCTCGCCGAGCTGCGCGCCGGAATGGACGCGCTGATCCCGAAGCTCGAGACGCTTCCATGCGACGGTGTCGACGTGGAGGTCGTCACCATATCCGGGCCGGGCGGCGCACCGCTGGAACTGCAGCTCTTCCGCCCAGCGGGCGCGGCAAGCGCACCCTTGCCGGCGTTCCTCCACATTCACGGTGGCGGCTACGTCCTCGGCAATGCGACGCAATCGGCGCTCGGTAACATGCGGACCGCTCGCGAGGTGGGATGTCTCGTGGCATCGGTCGAATATTCGCTCGCACCTGAGACGAGCGGGACCGGCGCGGTCGAACAATGCCATGCCGCGCTCGCCTGGCTTGCGACAAACGCTGACGATCTCGGCATCGACCCGAGCAGGATCGCCGTCGGCGGCGAAAGCGCAGGGGGCGGACTTGCCGCCGCGCTGGCGCTGCTCGCGCGCGACCGCGGAGAGGTCGTGCCCTGCTTCCAGATGCTCATTTACCCGATGCTCGATGCGTCGACCGGCCAAAGCGGCGACGAGCATCCGTTCACGGGCGAGTTCGTCTGGACCCGCGCGGCGAATCGCTTCGGCTGGGATTCGCTGCTCGCCGAGAATGCGAGCGACAGCCCCTATGTGGTGCCAGCGAGGGCGGCCGATCTATCCGGGCTGCCGCCGACCTATATGAGTGTCGGCGCCCTCGACCTCTTCGTCGAGGAAGACCTCGAATTTGCCCGCCGGCTTATGCGGGCGGGCGTCCCCGTCGAGTTTCACCTCTTTCCCGGAGCCTTTCACGGCTTCGAACTCGCTGCCGAAGCCGATGTCAGCAAACGCGCCGAAGCCGAACGGCGCACCGCCCTCGCCCGCGCCTTCGCGCGCTGA
- a CDS encoding nuclear transport factor 2 family protein, giving the protein MTATLEALAARLAQLEAKDEIKELKARYLRACDVKDVAALRETLLPKGAVIAYEGFPPFDDREAFVSIFEQMGCQPGVYDIHHATNAVIELVGENEATGKWSLNFQSIILANRSITQMGVEYEDRYLREDGRWYIAETRTRRISCLIQTLDDDGRAQYVAVGDPPAVYGDAPA; this is encoded by the coding sequence GTGACCGCAACCCTCGAAGCGCTCGCCGCCCGCCTTGCCCAGCTCGAGGCGAAGGACGAGATCAAGGAACTCAAGGCTCGCTATCTGCGGGCGTGCGATGTCAAGGATGTCGCCGCGTTGCGCGAGACGCTGCTGCCCAAGGGCGCGGTGATCGCCTATGAGGGGTTCCCGCCGTTCGACGACCGCGAGGCCTTCGTCTCCATATTCGAGCAAATGGGATGTCAGCCTGGTGTCTACGACATCCACCATGCGACCAACGCAGTGATCGAGCTGGTCGGCGAAAACGAAGCGACCGGCAAATGGTCGCTGAACTTCCAGTCCATCATCCTCGCCAATCGCAGCATCACGCAGATGGGGGTCGAATATGAGGACCGCTATCTCCGCGAGGACGGCCGATGGTATATTGCGGAGACCCGGACGCGCCGGATTTCCTGCCTGATCCAGACGCTCGACGACGACGGCCGCGCGCAATATGTCGCGGTCGGCGATCCGCCGGCGGTTTACGGCGACGCGCCGGCCTGA
- a CDS encoding alkene reductase, producing the protein MNDISQDISDDPIARGELPSPMERLGPLFEPVRLGEIDLANRIAMAPMTRSRAGPGDVATPLMASYYSQRAEAGLIITEGTQPSPVGKGYCRTPGITSDEQQSGWRLTVDAVHARGGRIALQLMHCGRVAARVNKEDDSEIVAPSAIRARGTIFTDRDGLVPMDEPRALREDEIAAVIDDYMTAARAARAAGFDAVEIHCASGYLPMQFLSPSSNHRTDGYGGSVEKRCRFPVELLEAVSRAIGSGRVGFRICPGFDYNDVQDDDPEASYGELLRALSPLGLAYLHLIRLRLPDRDTLDLVRSAWDGPLILNNELTPETAAAAVSAGIADAVSFGRPFIGNPDLVERLRRGAPLAGFDPACLYTPGPQGYTDYPALGD; encoded by the coding sequence ATGAACGATATCAGCCAGGATATTTCGGACGATCCCATCGCCCGCGGGGAATTGCCCTCCCCGATGGAGCGGCTGGGCCCGCTCTTCGAGCCGGTCCGTCTGGGCGAAATCGACCTCGCCAATCGCATCGCCATGGCGCCGATGACGCGCAGCCGGGCCGGGCCCGGCGACGTCGCAACGCCGCTCATGGCGAGCTACTATTCTCAGCGGGCCGAGGCGGGACTGATCATAACCGAAGGTACCCAGCCCTCCCCGGTCGGAAAAGGCTATTGCCGCACGCCCGGAATAACGAGCGACGAGCAACAGAGCGGCTGGCGCCTGACGGTCGATGCCGTGCACGCCCGCGGCGGCCGTATCGCATTGCAGCTGATGCATTGCGGCCGCGTTGCGGCACGTGTGAACAAGGAAGACGACAGCGAAATCGTCGCCCCGTCGGCGATCCGGGCCCGCGGAACGATCTTCACCGATCGCGACGGTCTCGTGCCGATGGACGAGCCGCGGGCGCTGCGCGAAGACGAAATCGCCGCGGTGATCGATGATTATATGACGGCGGCCCGCGCCGCTCGTGCCGCCGGGTTCGACGCCGTGGAAATTCATTGCGCGAGCGGCTATCTCCCGATGCAGTTCCTCTCGCCGAGTTCGAACCACCGCACCGACGGATACGGCGGAAGTGTCGAGAAGCGCTGCCGCTTCCCCGTCGAGCTCCTGGAGGCAGTAAGCCGGGCTATCGGCAGCGGCCGCGTCGGTTTCCGCATCTGCCCGGGCTTTGACTATAACGATGTCCAGGACGATGATCCCGAGGCAAGCTACGGCGAGCTTCTGCGGGCGCTCTCGCCCCTGGGTTTAGCCTATCTCCACCTCATTCGTCTTCGCCTGCCGGATCGTGACACGCTCGACCTCGTCCGGTCCGCCTGGGACGGACCGCTGATCCTCAACAACGAGCTCACGCCCGAAACCGCGGCCGCAGCCGTCAGCGCAGGCATCGCCGACGCGGTCTCCTTTGGACGTCCCTTCATCGGAAATCCCGACCTCGTCGAACGTCTGCGCCGCGGCGCCCCGCTCGCCGGATTCGATCCCGCCTGTCTCTATACCCCCGGCCCGCAGGGCTACACCGACTATCCTGCACTCGGAGATTAG